A segment of the Eptesicus fuscus isolate TK198812 chromosome 9, DD_ASM_mEF_20220401, whole genome shotgun sequence genome:
acgTATAAAAGGAACTGCAGGATGGGTGCGTGGCATAAGCAGCcgaggcagtggcagtggcggagGCGGAGGTGCGGGCAGCAGCTGCAGCGGCCCAGTGAGGCAGGGAGATAGCGGCCCAGTGAGGCAGGGAGGCAGCGGCCCTGGTGCACGGGGCCCCCGTGGCGGAGGTGGCGGAAGATGGCAGACGTACTCAGTGTCCTGCGACAGTACAACATCCAGAAGAAGGAGATCTTGGTGAAGGAGGACAAAGTCCTCTTTGGCCGCGAGTTCTCCTGGCCCAAGGACGTGAAGACCAACTACGTGGTGTGGGGGACCGGAACGGAAGGCCGGCCCAGGGAGCACTACACGCTGGAGTGTGTCTTATTTCTCCTGAACAACGTGCACCTGTCCCATCCCGTGTATGTCCGCCTCGCGGCCACGGAGAACATCCCTGTGGTGAGAAGACCCGACCGGAAAGACCTGCTTGCATATCTCAGTGGCGAAGCATCCAGGTCGGCGAGTATCGACCGGGGCGCCCCTGCAGAGCTCGGGCTGCAGCGGTCCACTCCGGGGAAGCGCGCTGCGGACCCCGCGTCAGCAGCAGCCAAGAAGCCCCGCACGGAGGACGGAGAGCGTGTGCGCCTCGACAAGGAGCGGTGGGCTGCCCGCTTGCAGGGTCACAGAGAAGGCATTGTACGGCCTGCACAGATCAGGCCGTTGTCGGAAACCATGTCCGTGGAAAAAATTGCTGCCATCAAAGCCAAAATCATGGCGAAGAAAAGATCCACCATCAAGACGGACCTAGGTGGTCCCTTAGCCGCTCTCAAAGGGAGGAGCTTTGTGGACGCGGAGGTGGATGTGACCCGGGACATTGTCAGCAGAGAGCGAGGGGGGAGGACACGGACAACCATCCTACAGAGCACGGGGAAGACCTTCGCCGAGGACATTTTTGCAATTCTTGAGTCTGTGGAAGCCAGAGAGGCAGGGCGAGCGCCCGAACAGCCACCGGCCCCAAAGGCAGCACCTGTGGCTCCCACATTGCCTACCAAGCAGCCGACCCCAGCTGCCTACAACAGATATGTCCAGGAACGATTCAAAGGAAAAGACACGGAAGCACCTACCATGGGATGATGCTGGAGCCCGTGACGGAGGGTGGGGCGGCCGGTGAGACTCAGACCCCCGCGGCACAGCCAGTACCGAGACCCGTTTCTCAAGCAAGACCCCCTCCTCATCAGAAGAAAGGCTCTCTGACCCCCATCATCATAATCCCTGCCGCCGCCACCTCCTTAATAACCATGCTGAACGCAAAGGACCTTCTGCAGGACCTGACCTTCGTCCCAtcagaggagaagaagaaacagggcTGCCGACGAGAAAATGAAACTCTGATACAGAGGAGAAAAGACCAGATGCAGCCGAGGGGCACCGCGCTCAGCCTCACGGTGCCCTACAGGGTCGTAGACCAGCCTCTGAAGCTCA
Coding sequences within it:
- the LOC129150341 gene encoding LOW QUALITY PROTEIN: parafibromin-like (The sequence of the model RefSeq protein was modified relative to this genomic sequence to represent the inferred CDS: inserted 1 base in 1 codon); the encoded protein is MADVLSVLRQYNIQKKEILVKEDKVLFGREFSWPKDVKTNYVVWGTGTEGRPREHYTLECVLFLLNNVHLSHPVYVRLAATENIPVVRRPDRKDLLAYLSGEASRSASIDRGAPAELGLQRSTPGKRAADPASAAAKKPRTEDGERVRLDKERWAARLQGHREGIVRPAQIRPLSETMSVEKIAAIKAKIMAKKRSTIKTDLGGPLAALKGRSFVDAEVDVTRDIVSRERGGRTRTTILQSTGKTFAEDIFAILESVEAREAGRAPEQPPAPKAAPVAPTLPTKQPTPAAYNRYVQERFKGKDTEXTYHGMMLEPVTEGGAAGETQTPAAQPVPRPVSQARPPPHQKKGSLTPIIIIPAAATSLITMLNAKDLLQDLTFVPSEEKKKQGCRRENETLIQRRKDQMQPRGTALSLTVPYRVVDQPLKLTPQDWDRVVAVFVHGPAWQFKGWPGLLPDGSPVDMFAKIKAFHLKYDQVPLDPNVQKWDVTVLELSYYKRHSDRRLFLSFWEALDRYMVRHKSHLRF